The following are from one region of the Rosistilla carotiformis genome:
- the cimA gene encoding citramalate synthase encodes MRPIKIYDTTLRDGTQGEGVSFSLQDKLQIAQRLAELGVEYIEGGYPLSNEKDVAFFEQVRKLDLGASKVCAFGMTRRRGIQAADDPGMVALAKAQTPVYTFVGKTSDFHATKVLNVSLEENLEMIGDSAAFLKKCGDVIYDAEHFFDGWKSNPAYAAKTIQAAASAGAGWIILCDTNGGTMPEEIREIVTAAIDAVKQYDVQIGIHCHNDCDLAVANSLVAVDAGANQVQGTINGIGERCGNADLISVMANLQLKRGFEVLGGDQMQHLTELSRFVYETANMQLRNNQPFVGQSAFAHKGGMHVHAIAKATHTYEHIDPESVGNERRILVSELSGRSNIAALTSKHKIEADRELMDKILAEVVRLENLGYQFETADGSFDLLVKRCADQYRAHFQPIKYRCVAGDRDALSHVAFAEAIIKLSVGEDVRFEAAEGHGPINAMDTALRKALQVDYPTLDEMHLVDYKVRVVNCDEGTAAHIRVNIESSDGKNRWGTIGVSENLIEASWLALVDAVEYKLHMADDAAK; translated from the coding sequence ATGCGACCGATCAAAATCTACGACACCACGCTGCGTGATGGCACGCAGGGCGAGGGCGTTAGCTTCTCCCTACAGGACAAATTGCAAATTGCGCAGCGATTGGCCGAGTTGGGCGTGGAATATATTGAAGGGGGCTATCCGCTGTCCAACGAGAAGGATGTCGCCTTTTTCGAGCAGGTCCGGAAGCTGGATCTTGGGGCATCAAAGGTCTGCGCCTTTGGAATGACACGTCGCCGCGGCATTCAAGCGGCCGACGATCCAGGGATGGTTGCGTTGGCCAAAGCGCAGACGCCCGTCTACACGTTCGTTGGCAAGACCTCGGACTTCCACGCCACCAAGGTGCTGAACGTTTCTCTCGAAGAGAATTTGGAGATGATCGGCGATAGCGCGGCCTTCCTAAAGAAGTGTGGCGACGTGATCTACGACGCCGAACATTTCTTCGACGGCTGGAAGTCGAATCCCGCCTATGCCGCAAAGACAATTCAAGCGGCCGCTTCGGCCGGTGCCGGATGGATCATCTTGTGCGATACCAATGGCGGCACGATGCCCGAAGAGATCCGCGAGATCGTGACCGCAGCGATCGACGCCGTCAAACAATACGACGTTCAAATCGGCATCCATTGTCACAACGACTGCGACCTCGCCGTAGCCAACTCGCTGGTTGCGGTCGATGCCGGTGCCAACCAAGTTCAAGGAACGATCAATGGTATCGGTGAACGCTGTGGCAACGCCGACCTGATTTCTGTGATGGCCAACCTGCAATTGAAACGCGGTTTCGAAGTGTTGGGAGGCGATCAGATGCAGCACCTGACCGAACTGAGCCGTTTCGTTTATGAAACCGCCAACATGCAGCTCCGCAACAATCAGCCCTTTGTCGGCCAAAGCGCGTTCGCTCACAAAGGCGGAATGCACGTTCACGCGATCGCCAAGGCGACGCACACTTACGAACATATCGATCCAGAGTCGGTCGGCAATGAGCGACGAATTTTGGTCAGCGAGCTCAGCGGCCGCAGCAACATCGCGGCGTTGACCAGCAAGCACAAGATCGAAGCCGATCGCGAATTGATGGACAAGATCTTGGCCGAAGTTGTTCGCTTGGAGAATCTTGGCTACCAGTTCGAGACGGCCGACGGTTCGTTCGACCTGTTGGTCAAGCGTTGCGCCGACCAGTACCGCGCCCACTTTCAACCAATCAAGTATCGCTGTGTCGCGGGGGATCGCGATGCCCTCTCGCACGTCGCGTTTGCCGAAGCGATCATCAAGCTGTCGGTGGGTGAGGATGTCCGATTCGAAGCCGCCGAGGGGCATGGTCCGATCAACGCGATGGACACCGCCTTGCGAAAGGCGTTGCAGGTCGATTACCCGACGCTCGATGAGATGCACCTGGTCGACTACAAAGTGCGCGTCGTCAATTGCGACGAAGGGACCGCGGCGCATATCCGTGTGAATATTGAAAGCAGCGACGGCAAGAACCGCTGGGGGACGATTGGGGTGAGCGAAAACCTAATCGAAGCCAGTTGGTTGGCCCTCGTCGACGCCGTCGAATACAAACTGCACATGGCTGACGACGCAGCCAAGTAG
- a CDS encoding TIGR03546 family protein produces the protein MIIWLYRQIQGVRKALAGRDNPEELAWAMALGVLLGVVPKGNLTAVMLVFLVLILRVNHAMAAVTAVAVSFAAVLLDPFTHQMGQWVLEQPALQSLYTWSWQQPLIPWTDLNNTVVMGSLLFGLMMLFPTYSLTLPMFRAIATRPSEATEDRKRQQETKTPIVATEAPEAAPIAAKPKPQVDVIRVRRDERSEPKPVAIGNSDAPRREAPQVKKQEKAA, from the coding sequence GTGATTATTTGGCTGTATCGTCAGATTCAAGGTGTTCGCAAAGCACTCGCGGGGCGTGATAACCCCGAAGAACTCGCTTGGGCGATGGCTTTGGGAGTGCTTTTGGGAGTCGTCCCTAAGGGCAACCTCACCGCCGTAATGCTCGTATTTCTCGTCCTCATCCTGCGTGTCAATCATGCCATGGCCGCCGTCACTGCGGTCGCTGTTAGCTTCGCTGCGGTGCTGCTCGATCCATTTACGCACCAAATGGGGCAATGGGTGCTCGAACAACCGGCCCTGCAAAGCCTCTACACCTGGAGCTGGCAACAACCGCTGATTCCGTGGACCGACCTGAACAACACCGTCGTCATGGGCAGCTTGCTGTTTGGGCTGATGATGCTGTTCCCGACCTACAGCCTGACACTTCCCATGTTCCGAGCGATCGCGACGCGCCCTTCGGAAGCCACCGAGGATCGCAAGCGACAACAGGAAACGAAAACGCCGATCGTTGCCACGGAAGCACCGGAGGCAGCGCCGATCGCGGCCAAACCGAAGCCGCAAGTCGACGTGATTCGCGTCCGCCGCGACGAACGATCCGAACCCAAACCAGTAGCCATCGGCAACTCCGACGCACCGCGTCGCGAAGCTCCCCAGGTTAAGAAGCAGGAGAAGGCAGCATGA
- a CDS encoding valine--tRNA ligase gives MTHELPNRFDHTEACQTIYDAWQQAGCFNADPDPNKKPFAIVIPPPNVTGALHLGHGLNNTLQDVLVRMRRMQGYAALWMPGTDHAGIATQAVVERRLKELEDKTRHDLGREALVERIWKWKDQYETRILGQLKRMGCSCDWRRTRFTLDETCAAAVRATFFDLFGKQFIYRGKKLVNWDTFLQTAVSDDEVFHETKQGHFWHYQYPVIDPQPGEPTTVTIATTRPETMLGDTAVAVHPDPEHQLDKVEAELRQKLEAASEKERPEIETQLKTLDKRRKSHLPLLIQLRDMALAGRKLRLPLLGREIPLVADVWAKPELGSGCVKITPAHDPNDYEVGQRQELPMINILNPDGTMNAEAGPYEGLSIKQARTKIVSDLEEAGLMVKIEDREIEMGLSDRSKTAIEPYLADQWFVKMDTLAQSAMDAVSDERVQIFPPRYRKGYLDWLGEKRDWPVSRQLWWGHRIPIWSSVCASASDAAALSEKLNAIATASDGKLVHQTAEDHSVHACIQAEDAALEQQVEALGLVQDPDVLDTWFSSALWPHSTLGWPEQTEELKYFYPTSTLITSRDIITLWVARMVLMGLNNVGEVPFREVFIHPKIMDGNGETMSKSKGNGVDPNDVIDKFGPDSLRFGLAWIAAETQDVRMPVQFECPHCEKLIDQTKKNRQMPRIACKHCNEEFSTQWAESEADTALPKAAVVSERFEQARNFTNKLWNAARFAMLNLEETPTTPLDVQSLETEDRWILSRLATVTGQVTEAFDSYRYADAARALYDFAWDEFCSFYVEMAKPRLSDPAQAGPTKQVLAHTLDTLLRLLHPIMPFVTESIWQHLGQIAPTRGLADPKPADQWLMLTQWPVADASHIDTVIEERFATFQAALGAIREIRSRQGITRDTVPFAIRCTPATAELLEPMTAYFTALAHAEATAFGPDVTAPTTSAHVALPQIDIDLFVDLEKFIDVDAELERNGKLLENLVKQISGKQNKLANESFVDRAPAEVVQKERQSLGELKQQRTAVEQAIKDLRARKA, from the coding sequence ATGACGCACGAGCTGCCAAACCGTTTTGACCACACCGAAGCTTGTCAAACGATTTACGACGCGTGGCAACAAGCCGGCTGCTTCAACGCCGATCCCGATCCGAACAAGAAACCGTTTGCGATCGTGATTCCCCCTCCCAACGTGACCGGTGCGTTGCACTTGGGGCACGGGTTGAACAACACCTTGCAGGATGTGTTGGTTCGGATGCGTCGGATGCAAGGCTACGCGGCGCTCTGGATGCCAGGGACCGATCATGCGGGTATCGCGACGCAAGCGGTCGTCGAGCGGCGGTTGAAAGAACTGGAGGACAAAACCCGTCACGATCTGGGGCGCGAGGCCTTGGTCGAAAGGATTTGGAAGTGGAAAGACCAATATGAAACGCGGATTTTGGGCCAGCTGAAACGCATGGGCTGCAGTTGTGATTGGCGACGCACTCGCTTCACACTGGACGAAACCTGCGCCGCGGCGGTGCGAGCCACGTTCTTCGATCTGTTTGGAAAACAGTTCATCTATCGTGGCAAGAAACTGGTCAACTGGGACACCTTCCTGCAGACAGCCGTCAGCGACGACGAAGTCTTCCACGAAACCAAGCAAGGACATTTCTGGCATTACCAATACCCGGTCATCGACCCGCAACCGGGCGAACCGACAACGGTCACGATCGCCACGACACGTCCCGAGACGATGCTGGGAGATACGGCGGTCGCGGTCCATCCCGATCCCGAACATCAATTGGACAAGGTTGAAGCGGAGCTGCGGCAGAAGCTGGAGGCCGCGAGTGAAAAAGAACGCCCAGAAATCGAAACGCAATTAAAAACGCTCGACAAACGTCGCAAATCGCATCTGCCGTTGTTGATCCAATTGCGCGACATGGCGCTGGCCGGCCGTAAGCTGCGCTTGCCGCTGTTGGGACGCGAAATCCCGTTGGTTGCCGACGTTTGGGCTAAGCCCGAACTGGGCAGCGGGTGCGTGAAGATCACCCCCGCGCACGACCCGAACGATTACGAAGTGGGCCAACGGCAAGAGTTGCCGATGATCAACATCCTGAATCCCGATGGCACGATGAATGCCGAAGCCGGGCCGTACGAAGGGCTTTCGATCAAGCAAGCACGCACCAAAATCGTCTCCGATTTGGAAGAGGCGGGGTTGATGGTGAAGATCGAAGACCGCGAGATCGAGATGGGCCTGAGCGATCGCAGCAAGACAGCGATCGAACCCTATCTCGCCGATCAATGGTTCGTGAAGATGGACACGTTGGCGCAATCGGCGATGGACGCCGTCTCGGATGAACGCGTCCAGATCTTCCCGCCGCGATACCGCAAGGGCTATCTCGATTGGTTGGGTGAAAAACGGGACTGGCCTGTCAGTCGGCAACTCTGGTGGGGCCATCGGATTCCGATCTGGTCGTCGGTTTGCGCATCGGCATCCGACGCGGCAGCGCTGTCCGAGAAACTGAACGCCATCGCGACGGCCAGCGATGGAAAGCTGGTCCATCAAACCGCGGAAGACCATTCGGTCCACGCGTGCATCCAAGCCGAAGACGCCGCACTGGAACAACAGGTGGAAGCACTGGGGCTGGTTCAAGACCCCGACGTATTGGATACTTGGTTCAGCAGTGCCCTGTGGCCGCATTCGACGCTCGGTTGGCCCGAACAAACCGAAGAGTTGAAGTACTTCTATCCGACCAGCACTCTGATCACCAGCCGCGACATCATCACACTGTGGGTGGCCCGGATGGTTCTGATGGGACTGAATAACGTTGGCGAAGTGCCGTTCCGCGAAGTCTTCATCCATCCGAAAATCATGGATGGCAACGGCGAAACGATGTCCAAATCGAAGGGCAACGGGGTCGACCCCAACGACGTGATCGATAAATTTGGTCCCGATTCGCTGCGGTTTGGCCTGGCTTGGATCGCCGCCGAAACGCAGGACGTGCGGATGCCGGTTCAGTTCGAATGCCCGCACTGCGAGAAGCTGATCGACCAGACGAAGAAGAATCGGCAGATGCCACGGATCGCGTGCAAGCACTGCAACGAAGAGTTCTCGACGCAGTGGGCGGAATCCGAAGCGGACACCGCGCTTCCCAAAGCGGCGGTCGTCAGCGAGCGATTTGAACAAGCGCGGAACTTCACAAACAAGCTGTGGAACGCGGCCCGGTTTGCGATGTTGAACCTGGAAGAGACGCCGACGACGCCGTTGGACGTGCAGTCGTTGGAGACCGAAGACCGTTGGATTCTCAGCCGCCTGGCGACCGTTACGGGCCAGGTGACCGAGGCGTTCGACAGCTACCGCTACGCCGACGCGGCGCGGGCGTTGTATGATTTTGCCTGGGACGAATTCTGCAGCTTTTATGTTGAAATGGCCAAGCCACGGTTGAGCGATCCGGCGCAAGCGGGCCCGACCAAGCAAGTGCTTGCCCACACCTTGGACACCTTGTTGCGGTTGCTGCATCCGATCATGCCATTCGTGACCGAATCGATCTGGCAACACCTGGGGCAGATCGCGCCGACCCGTGGTCTCGCCGATCCTAAGCCGGCTGACCAATGGTTGATGTTGACGCAGTGGCCAGTGGCCGACGCGTCGCACATCGACACCGTGATCGAAGAACGTTTCGCCACCTTCCAGGCGGCTTTGGGCGCGATTCGCGAGATTCGCAGCCGCCAGGGAATCACGCGGGATACGGTTCCGTTTGCGATCCGCTGCACGCCGGCGACCGCTGAATTGCTGGAACCGATGACTGCCTACTTCACCGCGCTGGCGCATGCCGAAGCGACAGCGTTTGGTCCCGACGTGACCGCGCCAACGACTTCGGCACACGTCGCGTTGCCGCAGATCGATATCGATCTCTTCGTCGATTTGGAGAAGTTCATCGACGTCGATGCGGAGCTGGAACGCAACGGCAAGCTTTTGGAGAACCTGGTCAAACAGATCTCGGGCAAGCAGAACAAGTTGGCCAACGAGAGTTTTGTCGATCGGGCGCCGGCGGAAGTCGTGCAGAAGGAACGCCAAAGCTTGGGCGAACTGAAGCAGCAGCGAACCGCTGTCGAACAGGCGATCAAAGACCTACGGGCCCGCAAGGCTTAG
- a CDS encoding TIGR03545 family protein has translation MIRWRFLLTRVLIIVLVIALMRLALGPAVRYTAVQALQKLTGGRVDIAQTHIDLWPPRIYFEQVHIADPSKEKEDAVQAELIEVRLQPSALVRRQWVVEKARITGLKINEARTTDGRLAATEPAASSGPSFSGKLAGILEAYAKDSASAFARDLETVKTSEEIRVRWKNEYESLTARAKQLEGAIREVRDGIQGIDNPLRDLPQLQRALQQAEAIRQDLLVVRKAIDDLPLAVQADLERMEQARRADVDRVAQYIPLADGQAADFSPEMFRQVVTTQLDRVRGFLDGSRSVADWTVVSPELERTRGKDINFMLGKLPPNWLVQVAEVSGQIQVDGVKYDLQGVMENVTTQPMLANGPLVGRLKLDGPQIVRVDFQRHTEDQRSWDDVTLHWPQLPINTLAVGESKQTSIRLEPGGVELWVQMTVEGEQVDGKLISQMRNTHVSAEIPSNKYNAALVSSLTDSLQNVREVNVEARFGGRWDTMKINVASNLSGLFSSAVKNGVTAQTAATKQQLMGLADNAYRDQVGQLQVWLTQQQTQVRKTLTDVDGSVEEISQKLVKQLGAPDLYLGRLQRGLEVPMPKF, from the coding sequence ATGATTCGTTGGCGATTTTTATTAACCCGTGTGCTGATCATCGTGCTGGTGATCGCCCTGATGCGATTGGCGTTGGGACCTGCGGTTCGTTATACCGCCGTCCAAGCGCTGCAGAAGCTGACCGGTGGCCGAGTGGATATTGCGCAGACGCATATCGATCTCTGGCCCCCACGGATCTATTTCGAACAAGTCCACATTGCGGATCCTTCCAAAGAAAAGGAAGACGCCGTCCAAGCCGAACTGATCGAAGTTCGCTTGCAACCCTCGGCACTGGTACGCCGGCAATGGGTTGTCGAGAAAGCTCGGATCACAGGGCTGAAGATCAACGAAGCCCGTACGACCGATGGCCGGCTAGCCGCTACCGAACCGGCAGCCAGTAGCGGACCAAGCTTCTCGGGCAAACTGGCCGGGATCCTGGAAGCCTACGCAAAAGACAGTGCATCGGCATTCGCTCGCGACCTGGAAACCGTGAAGACGTCGGAAGAAATCCGTGTTCGCTGGAAGAACGAATACGAATCGCTCACCGCGCGGGCCAAACAACTCGAAGGTGCGATTCGTGAAGTTCGCGATGGCATCCAAGGGATCGATAACCCGCTGCGCGACTTGCCCCAGCTGCAACGAGCATTGCAACAAGCCGAAGCGATCCGCCAAGACCTGTTGGTCGTCCGCAAAGCGATCGACGATTTGCCACTGGCCGTCCAAGCGGACCTGGAACGCATGGAACAGGCGCGTCGAGCCGATGTGGACCGCGTTGCACAATACATTCCGCTGGCCGATGGCCAAGCTGCCGACTTCAGCCCCGAAATGTTCCGTCAAGTTGTCACGACGCAACTCGATCGCGTTCGCGGATTCCTCGACGGCAGCCGATCGGTTGCCGACTGGACGGTGGTTAGCCCCGAACTGGAGCGTACACGCGGCAAAGACATCAACTTCATGCTCGGCAAGCTGCCGCCCAACTGGTTAGTCCAGGTGGCGGAGGTTTCCGGGCAGATTCAAGTCGATGGAGTGAAGTACGACCTGCAAGGCGTGATGGAGAACGTCACGACACAGCCGATGTTAGCGAATGGACCGTTGGTCGGACGCTTGAAACTCGACGGACCGCAAATCGTCCGCGTCGACTTCCAACGGCACACCGAAGACCAGCGCTCGTGGGACGATGTGACGCTGCACTGGCCTCAATTACCAATCAACACGCTGGCAGTCGGTGAATCAAAGCAGACCTCGATTCGCCTGGAGCCGGGCGGAGTCGAGCTGTGGGTGCAGATGACCGTGGAAGGGGAGCAAGTCGACGGAAAGCTGATCTCGCAGATGCGGAACACGCACGTCTCGGCCGAGATTCCCTCGAACAAATACAACGCAGCGTTGGTTTCTTCGCTGACCGATTCGCTGCAAAACGTGCGTGAAGTCAATGTCGAAGCTCGCTTCGGTGGCCGCTGGGACACGATGAAGATCAACGTCGCCAGCAACCTCTCGGGACTCTTCAGCAGTGCTGTCAAGAATGGAGTCACGGCGCAAACCGCCGCCACGAAACAGCAACTGATGGGACTCGCTGACAACGCCTACCGCGACCAAGTGGGACAGCTGCAGGTCTGGTTAACACAGCAACAGACGCAGGTCCGCAAAACGCTGACCGATGTCGATGGTAGCGTCGAAGAGATCAGCCAAAAGCTGGTAAAACAACTCGGCGCCCCCGACCTCTACCTAGGCCGCCTGCAACGCGGCCTCGAGGTCCCAATGCCGAAGTTCTAG
- a CDS encoding tetratricopeptide repeat protein — protein sequence MIYDGDFERGERYLSDLLMGLPALLGCLVLTPFLLFVWSRESRLEDIYRREAKRAYDAQQHDLAVVCFDRLIRINPRLEDRFHLGLSLVAAGDQERGLRIMSGIASPEKQGFGPAHVWQAKQLMVNPEADLETITTAISHLSNAKKTLYKDSEVNYLLATCFWGTGSTERALESLRDASLQNPAYYYDLFKACQKHQLLPETNKAAELASDYLKKQVANYPLDRDARYRYVEVQIWLNVFDNAEQVLLQGSDVDPDGDWNKTLAKAYLARFRQRKSERVSLDELLTYLQKALAADPNSTDVIKELADVGIVDPSGRIEKMLEQSLTSGRHNAIVHFVLGSRRWQLNLVDDAVFHMKRAYKLDKSLGVAANNLAYYELLKEDGDLERGLDLIDELLQEFPDSHAFRETRGQLLAGLERWEEALDDLEYALPNFPNEKRLHDSLALCYDAMGQPKLASQHRKIAASIQQSN from the coding sequence ATGATATACGACGGTGATTTTGAACGTGGCGAGCGCTATTTATCCGATCTGCTGATGGGGCTTCCGGCCTTATTGGGATGTTTGGTGCTCACCCCATTTTTATTGTTCGTATGGTCTCGTGAATCCAGGCTCGAGGATATCTATCGTCGTGAAGCGAAACGCGCGTACGATGCACAGCAGCACGACCTCGCGGTTGTCTGTTTTGACCGATTGATTCGGATAAACCCTCGACTTGAAGATCGCTTTCATCTAGGACTGTCTCTTGTAGCGGCTGGCGACCAGGAGCGTGGTTTGCGGATCATGTCGGGGATTGCATCGCCGGAGAAACAAGGATTTGGCCCCGCGCATGTTTGGCAAGCCAAACAATTGATGGTCAATCCTGAGGCCGACCTCGAAACGATCACAACGGCAATCTCACATCTTTCCAATGCGAAGAAGACGCTTTACAAGGACAGTGAGGTTAACTACCTACTTGCAACTTGCTTTTGGGGAACTGGTTCGACTGAACGAGCATTAGAATCGTTGAGAGACGCTTCACTTCAAAACCCTGCCTACTACTACGATCTTTTCAAAGCTTGCCAGAAGCACCAGTTGTTGCCAGAAACGAACAAGGCTGCGGAACTTGCGAGCGATTACCTGAAGAAGCAAGTTGCAAACTATCCTTTGGATCGAGATGCACGCTATCGCTACGTCGAGGTGCAAATTTGGCTGAATGTTTTCGACAACGCCGAACAAGTGCTTCTGCAAGGATCCGATGTTGATCCGGATGGGGATTGGAACAAGACGCTTGCCAAAGCCTATCTTGCTCGATTTCGCCAACGAAAAAGCGAACGCGTTAGTTTGGATGAATTGTTGACATACCTTCAGAAAGCACTTGCGGCAGATCCTAACAGTACGGATGTGATCAAGGAGCTGGCGGATGTTGGTATCGTTGACCCGAGCGGGAGGATTGAAAAGATGTTGGAGCAATCGCTCACCAGTGGCCGTCACAATGCGATTGTCCATTTTGTCCTAGGTTCACGCCGGTGGCAGCTGAACCTAGTGGACGATGCGGTTTTTCATATGAAACGCGCCTACAAGCTTGACAAGAGCTTAGGCGTCGCAGCGAATAACCTGGCTTACTACGAACTGCTCAAAGAAGATGGCGACCTTGAAAGGGGCCTGGACTTAATCGATGAATTACTCCAGGAATTTCCCGATTCGCACGCCTTTCGTGAGACCCGGGGCCAATTGCTGGCCGGGTTGGAGCGTTGGGAGGAGGCGTTGGATGACTTGGAGTACGCACTGCCGAATTTTCCAAACGAAAAAAGGCTACATGATTCCTTGGCGTTGTGCTACGATGCCATGGGGCAACCCAAGTTGGCATCGCAGCATCGAAAAATCGCGGCATCAATACAACAGTCTAACTGA